From Myxocyprinus asiaticus isolate MX2 ecotype Aquarium Trade chromosome 49, UBuf_Myxa_2, whole genome shotgun sequence, a single genomic window includes:
- the LOC127438344 gene encoding hyaluronidase-2-like, producing the protein MRNVMRTSGSAQPQRVSWLQLLFLLHQWTCLQAQLLKTTRWPLYSGKPLLLAWNAPTEDCRPRHEIVFQLDQFQIVASPNEGFTKQNLTIFYQNRLGLYPYYGPGNTVVNGGLPQAASLTQHLEKMPEGLQKYIKDPTAKGLAVIDWEEWRPLWIRNWGTKDIYRERSRLSVLKKNPTWSQDQVAKVAQQEFELSAHKFMLETLRLAKSLRPNQLWGFYLFPDCYNHNYQSNLKNYTGRCPDVEVTRNDQLKWLWTESTALFPSIYMVKLLKDKQSGRQFVRNRVKEGMRLASVGDGPARPVFVYTRPTYASAIPTSNGNPSELSMMSELDLVSTIGESVALGVAGVILWGDSTYASSLVSCSSLKEYLQGPLGQYLLNVTSAAEQCSRNLCGFRGRCLRKHPDTDTFLHLSPNTHRIERQGNTSKVIGQMGVEELRKLREDFQCQCYNGYTGENCSQGKTGNRGIVFWSTWLQVLLLPLVLMGFLH; encoded by the exons ATGAGGAATGTCATGCGTACTTCTGGGTCGGCCCAACCTCAACGGGTCTCTTGGCTGCAGCTCTTGTTTTTGCTGCACCAATGGACCTGTTTACAAGCTCAGCTATTAAAAACCACTAGATGGCCGCTGTATTCCGGCAAGCCTTTGCTGTTAGCCTGGAACGCCCCTACAGAAGACTGCAGACCTCGACATGAAATCGTCTTCCAGCTTGACCAATTCCAGATAGTGGCGTCGCCAAACGAGGGCTTCACAAAGCAAAATCTCACCATCTTCTACCAGAACCGTCTGGGTCTGTACCCGTATTACGGGCCGGGCAACACTGTGGTCAACGGTGGGCTACCGCAGGCTGCTAGTCTCACTCAACACCTGGAGAAGATGCCAGAAGGTCTCCAGAAGTACATCAAAGACCCTACGGCCAAAGGTCTGGCTGTGATTGACTGGGAAGAGTGGCGGCCACTTTGGATACGTAACTGGGGCACTAAAGACATTTATCGTGAACGTTCAAGACTGTCAGTCTTGAAGAAGAACCCAACCTGGTCTCAAGACCAGGTGGCCAAAGTTGCCCAGCAAGAGTTTGAGCTCTCTGCTCATAAATTCATGTTGGAGACTCTCAGATTGGCCAAAAGCTTAAGACCCAACCAGCTTTGGGGGTTCTACTTGTTTCCTGACTGTTATAACCACAATTACCAAAGTAACCTGAAAAATTACACAGGACGTTGTCCGGATGTAGAGGTAACGAGAAATGACCAGCTAAAGTGGCTTTGGACGGAGAGTACAGCTCTTTTTCCTTCTATATACATGGTAAAATTGCTGAAGGACAAGCAGTCTGGCCGACAGTTTGTACGGAACCGGGTCAAGGAAGGGATGAGGTTGGCGTCTGTTGGGGATGGGCCGGCCAGGCCTGTGTTTGTCTACACACGGCCCACTTATGCAAGCGCCATTCCGACCTCTAATGGTAACCCATCTGAACTCTCAATGATGTCAGAG tTGGATCTGGTATCTACTATTGGTGAGAGCGTGGCGTTGGGTGTAGCTGGTGTTATTCTCTGGGGTGACTCCACCTATGCAAGCAGTCTC GTGAGTTGTTCTAGTCTTAAAGAATACCTGCAAGGGCCGTTGGGTCAATACCTGCTTAACGTAACGTCCGCTGCCGAGCAGTGCAGTCGGAATCTCTGCGGATTTCGCGGACGCTGCCTTCGCAAACATCCGGACACGGATACGTTCCTGCACCTCAGTCCAAACACCCACCGCATAGAGCGCCAAGGCAACACTTCAAAGGTCATAGGCCAGATGGGAGTAGAAGAACTTCGCAAGTTAAGAGAGGACTTCCAGTGTCAGTGCTACAACGGGTATACAGGGGAAAACTGTAGCCAGGGGAAAACTGGGAACAGAGGTATAGTGTTCTGGAGCACCTGGTTGCAAGTTCTGCTGCTACCACTGGTGTTGATGGGGTTTCTACACTGA